From the Paraflavitalea soli genome, the window GGCTACGAATGATGCGGTGTGGGATTACAATATCGTTACAAAACAGTGTTATACGAACCGTACATTGCAGGAGATGTTTGGCTATACGGCAGATGAATTGCAGGACAATTACCATTGGTGGACGAATAATCTGCATCCTGAAGACAAGGACCGGGTACTGGACACCATTGATAACAAACTGGACAGGGGCGGCACGGTGTGGCAGGATGAATACCGGTTTCGCTGCAAGAACGGAGATTACAAGTCGATCTTTGACCGGGGCTTTATCATGCGTAACAAAGCGGGACAGCCTTACCGATTGATCGGGGCCATGCAGGACATTACAGAACAACGGCTATTGCAGGATACGCTGTTCGAGGCACAAGCAAGGCATAAAGATGAGCTGGCGCAAAGTGTGCTGCAAACAGAGGAAGCTGAGCGGAAGAAACTGGGAGAAGAATTGCATGATAATATCAATCAATTGCTGGGGGTGGTAAAATTGTATATTCAACACGCATTGGTGAACCCCAAAATGCGGGAAGAACTGCTGCAAAAAAGTGCGCATTATATTACGCAAACGATTGAAGAGATCCGGAACCTCTCGCGTTCGCTGCTGCCGCCTGCCTTAAACGAGCAGAGCTTACTGGATAGCCTGTATCAACTGATCGAAGATATACGGCATGCCAAAGAGATCGAGTTCAAGGTGCAACATGAAGGGTTTGATGAAACCAGGATACCGGATAACAAACGGCTGGTGATCTACCGCATCATACAGGAACAATTGAACAATGCATTGAAGCATTCAGAAGCACAGACGGTAGTTATAGACCTGGCGCATCGCGGCCCTCATGTGCAACTTACTATCCAGGACAATGGTATTGGTTTTGACCCGGAGCAGGTGAAGCCGGGTATGGGCCTGAACAATATCCGCAACCGTATTGAAGTATTCAATGGGGAAATGGAGATCCGGTCGGCGCCGGGCAATGGATGTACTTTGGAAGTGAGAATCTAATAAATGACAGCATACCTATATCTGACAGGGCTTTGGGGATTATTCGGGCTTACACATAGTCTGCTGGCGGCCACCTGGTGGAAAGATTGGGTAGCGCGCAGCATGGGTGTGTTTTTCCGGTATTACCGGCTTCTATACTCTCTCTTTGCCTTATTACTGTTGGTGACTATTGTTATTTACGAACTGCAAATACGCTCGTATTGGTTATGGCACATGCCGCTGGGGTTACAACTACTGGCCGGTATTCCGGCACTTGCCGGCCTGGTGATCATGGGGATCTGCATACGCCGGTATTTTTTCTATCTCAGTGGGATCGATGTATTGTATCCCCGGCGGAAAACAACGGCCCAACTTGTGACAAGTGGGCTGAACAGGTATGTGCGGCACCCACTTTATTTTGGTACGCTACTGGCTTTGTGGTCGTTCTTCCTGGTGTTCCCGGAGCTTGGTTACCTTATTACGTGCCTCAGCATTACGGTGTATACCTGGATAGGAACGCTGTGGGAAGAAAAGAAACTGCAACAGGAATTTGGGGCAGCTTACAGGGCTTACCAGCAAAGTGTGCCTATGCTAATACCATTCCGGATGTAGGATGTAGGATGTAGGATTTAGGATTTAGGATTTAGGATGCAGGATTGCTCCGCGATCCTAGATTACCAGCAGGGATTGCAATGGGTTTGAGCTTTGAACCCGCAAATTACCTACCGTATTTGGTTTCCCAATTCATCATACCACCTACGAGGTTTTTGGTATTCTTGAAGCCGAGCATATCGAGGATCATGGCGGCTTGTCCGCTGCGGTTGCCACTGCGGCAGTAAACGATGACCTCTTCTTCCTTGAGTGGTTCCAGATCATCTACCTGCATGGTCTGGAGTTTTCCCAACGGGTATAAAATGCCTCCGATATTAAAATCAGCATGTTCGTGCGGCTCGCGTACGTCGACCAGGTTCAATGATTCACCTGCATCGATACGTGCTTTTATTTCTTCTGCTGTAATATTTTGCATATACTGGGTATTGATAATTATTACGGTTGTTGTGGCGCCGGTGAAGTGGTATCTACAGCACGTGGCGGCGGACGCTGAGCCTGTAACCTTACGTTGATCACCTGTCCCTGGCGTATCATGTTCATACGGCCATCTGGGAGCACGGCGTCGGGCTGTTGCTCGTGGATGTAGGCATTGGCACTGTCTGCCACGCCTGGCTCAAAAGCGGTTGCACCCAGATTAAGCCCATAGGACTCCAGCAATACGCGGGCTTCGGTATAGGTTTTGCCGATGAGATCGGGTACGGGAAATTCTTCATTTCCCAAACCACTGCCTAATACGAGGGAAATACCACTACCCATGGGAAGGCGTGTACCGGGCTTTATACGCTTGCCATTATAATGTTGCTCGAGCACTGCGTTCTTAGCCATGTCGCGCACATAAGAAGTATCCTGGAGCTTAAGGTTGTATTGTTTCAAGGCAATTTCAGCGCTTCGAAAAGTGAGTCCTTCCAGGTTTGGCATTTCAATCTCGGGAGCTACAGCCCTGTTGATGGTGAGGTACACGGTACGGTTGACCTTTACGATATCCTCCCCCTCGGGAAACTGGCGCAGCACGGCCAGGGCTTTGGCGGTATCGTTGTACACGGAATCCTGGATCTGCACATCAAACCCCTGGCTTTCGAGTATTTTTTTAGCCTCTTCAAAAGACTTGCCGGTAACAGTAGGGATAACGAGGGTATCGCCATGCCTGGTTAACAGGTTGAGGGACTGGAGGAAAAGGAATAATATGATGATGACCAGTACGATAGCAAAAAGGATATTCTGCCAGAGGGGTCGTTTGGTAATGAATTTGAACATTGGAAATACAGCGTTTAGAATTCAGAATACAGAATTTAGAATACAGAATGGCTACCGCGGTCTAAACTTCCTTTCTATTAGTTAATTGCTATCCTTTGTTGTTGCCTCGCAACAAATTATTTCTTTTTTCCACGGTCGAGGGCATCTTCGATGAGGGAGGAATAAAAATCCTTGAGGCTCCAACCCATTACCTGCACCTGCTGAGGTACTATGCTGGCTTCGCTTTGGCCGGGCACAGTATTGATCTCCAGCATATAAGGCGCATTTTTGGCCTCATTGTAAATAAAATCAATACGTACTACACCGCGACAGTTGAACACTTCATAGACCTTCCGTGCGGTTTTGCGAATAATATCGGCCATGTGCTCTTCTATCTTCGCCGGGGTCGTTTCGGTGCTTTTACCCTGGTATTTGGCCTCATAATCGAAGAAATCCTTATCGGTTGCTACTTCAGTGATCGGCAATACAATGATGCCTTCGGTGGTTTTGAATACACCTACTGTAAATTCCCTGCCAGCAATAAACTCTTCGATCAGGAGCTGGTCGTCTTCCCGGAAAGCTTTTTCGAGGGCCGAGGCCAGGTCTTCGGCTTTGTACACTTTACTCATGCCAATGCTGGACCCACCATTGTTGGGCTTAACGAATACAGGGAGACTGACCTGTTTTAATATTTCTGCCGGGGTAACGGGACTATGTTTGAAAATATGCAAAGATTTGGCCACATGTATGCCTGCAAAAGCCGCCACAGCCACCGTATAGCGTTTGTTGAAAGTGATGGCGGAGGTAGCTGCGTCGCAGGAAGTGTAGGGAATGCCCATGAGGTCGAAGTATCCCTGCAGTTTTCCATCCTCGCCGGGGGTACCGTGAATTCCAATGAGGACGGCATCGAAAGTGACCTTACGGCCATCAGCTGTAATGGAGAAGTCGCTACGGTCGACAGCTATTTTGCGACCTGTAGTGGTCTCATACCACCAGCCTTCGGTAGTAACGTCGATTTTAAAGACCTCGAATTTGCTGGTATCGATGTTGTTTTCAATGGTAACAGCGCTTTTATAGGAGATCACGGCTTCTGTAGAATAGCCACCGGTAACAAAGGCAATAACAGGCTTCATTGATAAGTTTCGAATTTTCAGCAAATAAACGAAAAAAGTATCGCTGATTACCAGATTTTAAACGCGGATTACGCGGATTGTAGAATTAGGCGGATTTCCGGTGGGAGTTCCAATAGTTTGGCCTGCATTTTACGCCAGCGTTCTTCCCGGGCTTTGTAGCGGCCTTTGCGGTGCTGGTCTTCGAGCCATTGCCGTTTCTTTTCGCGGGCCAGGCGTTTGCGCTCCTTTTCGAGGAGCTCGGCGGTGTTGTCATAACTGCTTTTCCAATGGTTGCGGCCAATGAGGCGGCGGTAGCGGCAGCATTTGGGATTGCTGTTGCGGTGCCTGATGCGGGTTTTGTAATCCTTTGGTCTTTTGACGGGCTGTTGTTTTCGGCCGGTTTGCAAGGGGATGCCGGTAGCCTGTTGGTACAGCACCCAATACTCTAC encodes:
- a CDS encoding sensor histidine kinase, which codes for MKNPLPSSAKLSLTFLVFGIGWILFSDFITLSITRHNLDAYTKLQHYKGILFMVLAALLIYFVSRKLYGNIEKARKQQEEILERYQLLGMATNDAVWDYNIVTKQCYTNRTLQEMFGYTADELQDNYHWWTNNLHPEDKDRVLDTIDNKLDRGGTVWQDEYRFRCKNGDYKSIFDRGFIMRNKAGQPYRLIGAMQDITEQRLLQDTLFEAQARHKDELAQSVLQTEEAERKKLGEELHDNINQLLGVVKLYIQHALVNPKMREELLQKSAHYITQTIEEIRNLSRSLLPPALNEQSLLDSLYQLIEDIRHAKEIEFKVQHEGFDETRIPDNKRLVIYRIIQEQLNNALKHSEAQTVVIDLAHRGPHVQLTIQDNGIGFDPEQVKPGMGLNNIRNRIEVFNGEMEIRSAPGNGCTLEVRI
- a CDS encoding rhodanese-like domain-containing protein; amino-acid sequence: MQNITAEEIKARIDAGESLNLVDVREPHEHADFNIGGILYPLGKLQTMQVDDLEPLKEEEVIVYCRSGNRSGQAAMILDMLGFKNTKNLVGGMMNWETKYGR
- a CDS encoding PASTA domain-containing protein, which encodes MFKFITKRPLWQNILFAIVLVIIILFLFLQSLNLLTRHGDTLVIPTVTGKSFEEAKKILESQGFDVQIQDSVYNDTAKALAVLRQFPEGEDIVKVNRTVYLTINRAVAPEIEMPNLEGLTFRSAEIALKQYNLKLQDTSYVRDMAKNAVLEQHYNGKRIKPGTRLPMGSGISLVLGSGLGNEEFPVPDLIGKTYTEARVLLESYGLNLGATAFEPGVADSANAYIHEQQPDAVLPDGRMNMIRQGQVINVRLQAQRPPPRAVDTTSPAPQQP
- a CDS encoding D-alanine--D-alanine ligase, whose product is MKPVIAFVTGGYSTEAVISYKSAVTIENNIDTSKFEVFKIDVTTEGWWYETTTGRKIAVDRSDFSITADGRKVTFDAVLIGIHGTPGEDGKLQGYFDLMGIPYTSCDAATSAITFNKRYTVAVAAFAGIHVAKSLHIFKHSPVTPAEILKQVSLPVFVKPNNGGSSIGMSKVYKAEDLASALEKAFREDDQLLIEEFIAGREFTVGVFKTTEGIIVLPITEVATDKDFFDYEAKYQGKSTETTPAKIEEHMADIIRKTARKVYEVFNCRGVVRIDFIYNEAKNAPYMLEINTVPGQSEASIVPQQVQVMGWSLKDFYSSLIEDALDRGKKK
- a CDS encoding methyltransferase family protein; its protein translation is MTAYLYLTGLWGLFGLTHSLLAATWWKDWVARSMGVFFRYYRLLYSLFALLLLVTIVIYELQIRSYWLWHMPLGLQLLAGIPALAGLVIMGICIRRYFFYLSGIDVLYPRRKTTAQLVTSGLNRYVRHPLYFGTLLALWSFFLVFPELGYLITCLSITVYTWIGTLWEEKKLQQEFGAAYRAYQQSVPMLIPFRM